A part of Apostichopus japonicus isolate 1M-3 chromosome 10, ASM3797524v1, whole genome shotgun sequence genomic DNA contains:
- the LOC139975298 gene encoding uncharacterized protein isoform X1, with translation MLFRSIERNSNKSTSNRKLHHSLDNKFCHLKMKTSKVTFRLSPNEEALVLQKERDRRRRLRIQQVREQERAFAKLVRKQVEVKRKQELCILAGQLEQEWLETKLEKQETLDEVYRRTLETVGKAHTSAQEQPPLQEIRERAKVENARKAKERGRKAIEKQQEDDEDKIQEEFAHIMARKTALEIERARAALIAKKPHRNSDISQPDPVKQPTRVLHHEGFSTTHYTIPTEYAERADPEEQGDAKKAAVDEEERLQEETRERQQELKERQTKAALRQKHAQEKERMERAKSDLLEELDQMEQADRRRRQLIVSNIPKQIFQPPHKRLEEKEDYQKDLEEAFENMYMAKTDYVGDLELALEPALPQVEADLDLSSDSPGEEFQIPGRKIPRKFPQGLDGDHSKKPVPVKKDTLKKLLLKIHSQKQDHKIRKKAELVGESVDSQPYSITSITPSYVTSSDVTPSSVTGGSNKSEVSSSQPSSQLSQHPLSSGNGAASSQTTTDGSDAMETGTISEGSVVTGGGTLMHPLEEARRVRGVEGDTYGHNRFKRLDIRQTEGHPETFRRLSSEASTPVTPVPVFDYGEIADRDDKGSEQQRYDHTSGNASGQQQEDQALRDAGDQYAPHSRDVGKIKDSRTRRGNLGNGLETLPPLDGYHPVPPYMHPIGGNVREENGGRGPFPGDDDGSGHYLRTQLEGGLANQHELSMTHAAVLSQHYSIPLANGIPLGISNHTQKSHHLAREHFEPMSDGNYGHDEVQYTDIERNPETEFDKYRSQATVGQPIEGIYPYLDTNQTTFPGRGRDVSKRTEKGSDRCSGGSPQKVRQEPADIACENGTRSLETMPQGHLESVRQKYPNIYETLTGRKPHAKEIADSSSEKDSLPAQPYHKVKGYGSQVSFDKRRRQVLGRNVREVSPEQHFPSGNLTKGFQHQRQGDDMRIPSDYVTSHDQEMTLQQPLPFEQTSNGREHGSEFQSLLHDYQQQLLKLQRTNEAEILQAQSHLRERRQRLLELYPLSQVHSESSDVTSGKQTNMRDIVGGRAGRQGDNLRNENESRISSRRLRDGEQGYISSSGSTGSQSRNSDSKLEHSTNDTSNDEGIKASPSSVIDLSIPGMMKHQPIGHPSYNTAYKHNASITPSSNLHPGGPQHVMNSHNQRTPPFYYDQTESRPQSKTTNFLPLSPKVSVSTEESSPSSPRQQNLERLPSSAFRVISTQGIVHEAPQQRYSIEDQLGHPSGKSDGHRWVAPYSTQPREDSSNKDGLTSTQVTWRPVRELHVSLPTASNELDEQSPLHLTSSPLTDDNTFTSKSPSSPAKMKTLDGIVLEQGLLTPRKLTQTERNYFFPPNQDPLTEREVVTTSQSLAPVEPVSPGMLITPRMLLGNRIDDSESDFTKMSESHLPSATGNVDAMMVHSISQRPHYDIPDQVSDDEDNPVMLQREENGMSTNSNVTLEQSKLSESTTSDFTQRQVRSAFQVTQSPIDQNDPIPIPPSNQVEGFQNVGASRFGRKSANFSHNWHETQVLSGNDEMQSLHNVRYRPVPEKDAVVGGTLDSNETNGAGILRVKYKPNHTDQRDDSVLEASNRLLNDGEESLEEPTDKGLLEALKNLMLAKARSQVPGAVTVTSNYFGHLDLTNSGLSERGAVEMKGDNNEESTESAPEVRKEEEIDEEDNQDIAEVEMEAEEEAKMMIDRQRLHHRPPVASFSKLMAFDEVAPHELSTIIEVESPQFEALPGLSFTGGKDTSRFGKEGAPAVPLSSDGTSSSSWGTPQHHKSALSMSSGSDNPGAIYIHQPTEAFSLDEEPFEDGGNSHLSTASRITDSQTDERSLLQSNHPLSEITTDTYTNPIPQQGIRVQTSMQQGNLVPKESLPEVGHEERVYEDVTISEGPINSSSDISINESQITEGEDEPVEDLSQHSKMFPLSLTAINMRNTALGAAESKPYFTDPYQQGSSQMESRDGMVVDSLVSRELKQSGITTESLESSSFMSQEAIATDGGISLLRGTDNDPELPLEVGYNRSVTSYDSGHVPSFQESQRMEESLTPRNLSSGIHQEGKDERMQELSDAKFAQVFMSDRSNVSQAAIARMEEGPLEDTLEETRGTENTEEDYTFHSLVPQETISESLDTTPSKVNRSSHDVDKGVKSVQNLGIDRRSFHPAVSPARFFTEVRGHQSGGSLDSMREEQSHQHGSERSEMSSQLMTVETGIMEEPELTFQTTFDTNMTLESVVGEHAEGSSNFASHSESLLSFMKHEEQFAHSTPMKSDSQTRHAQDGVVVGPENTDRLNQNSNAQSGPLTLQEALAKHKAGFIKASQTRQAEVKVQKGGTSQPGTAFAMTIKNWQKARLQAQQKKQRPKVVKKSQSGNKENVEKIRTAPRAKTMLDRKAAQKADKERTKRLYNQLDEVKQRQTEAERQKKYAENRKKRKEYEEKLKKRRILIKSQAQSKT, from the exons ATGTTGTTTAGGTCGATTGAACGAAATTCAAATAAAAGTACTTCAAACCGTA AATTGCATCATTCATTAGACAATAAATTTTGTCATCTGAAAATGAAGACCAGTAAAGTCACCTTCAGGCTTAGCCCTAACGAAGAGGCTTTGGTTCTTCAGAAGGAGAGAGACCGTCGCAGGAGACTGCGTATTCAACAG GTTAGGGAACAAGAAAGAGCCTTTGCCAAGTTGGTAAGAAAGCAGGTTGAAGTTAAAAGGAAACAGGAGCTGTGTATCCTAGCCGGTCAGCTGGAACAAGAATGGTTAGAGACGAAACTGGAAAAGCAGGAAACACTCGACGAGGTCTATAGGAGAACATTGGAGACAGTTGGCAAAGCTCACACATCAGCTCAGGAACAA CCTCCTCTTCAAGAGATCCGAGAACGAGCAAAAGTTGAAAATGCCAGGAAGGCAAAGGAGAGGGGACGGAAGGCAATTGAGAAACAACAGGAAGATGACGAAGACAAGATTCAAGAAGAGTTTGCTCATATCATGGCCAGGAAAACAGCTCTTGAAATAGAAAG AGCCAGAGCTGCCCTGATAGCCAAAAAACCTCATCGTAACAGTGATATCAGTCAACCTGATCCAGTTAAACAACCCACAAGAGTCTTACACCACGAGGGTTTCTCCACGACCCACTACACCATCCCCACAGAATATGCTGAGAGAGCAGATCCTGAGGAACAG GGTGACGCTAAAAAGGCTGCCGTCGATGAGGAAGAGAGGTTACAGGAGGAGACCAGAGAGAGGCAACAGGAGTTGAAGGAGAGACAGACGAAAGCAGCACTGAGGCAGAAACATGCTCAGGAGAAGGAACGGATGGAAAGGGCCAAAAGTGATCTGTTGGAAGAACTGGACCAGATGGAGCAAGCAGACAGGAGGAGGAGGCAGTTAATTGTCTCTAATATTCCT AAACAAATATTCCAACCTCCTCATAAGAGAttggaagagaaagaagatTACCAGAAGGATTTAGAAGAAGCCTTTGAAAACATGTACATGGCCAAAACAG ACTATGTTGGAGACCTGGAGCTAGCTCTAGAGCCGGCTCTACCCCAAGTAGAGGCAGACTTAGATCTATCCTCTGACTCACCTGGAGAAGAGTTCCAGATACCAGGCAGAAAAATACCCAGAAAATTTCCTCAAGGTCTGGATGGAGATCATAGCAAAAAACCTGTACCAGTAAAGAAAG ATACTCTGAAGAAGTTGCTCTTGAAAATACACTCACAGAAACAAGATCACAAAATCAGAAAGAAGGCAGAACTTGTAGGAGAGTCAGTCGACTCGCAACCTTATTCCATCACTTCCATTACTCCTTCATACGTGACATCATCTGATGTCACTCCTTCCTCTGTGACAGGTGGATCCAATAAATCAGAGGTATCTTCATCTCAGCCCTCATCACAGCTCTCCCAGCATCCTCTCAGCAGTGGAAATGGAGCTGCCTCATCTCAGACTACCACAGATGGGAGTGATGCCATGGAGACGGGTACCATCTCAGAGGGTAGTGTTGTCACTGGTGGGGGGACCTTAATGCACCCCTTGGAGGAAGCCAGGAGGGTCAGAGGCGTAGAG GGGGACACATATGGTCACAACCGTTTTAAACGTTTGGATATCAGACAGACAGAGGGACATCCTGAAACCTTTAGGCGGTTATCATCAGAGGCATCAACACCAGTAACACCTGTCCCAGTTTTTGACTACGGTGAAATCGCTGATAGGGACGATAAGGGGTCTGAACAGCAACGCTATGATCACACCAGTGGCAATGCATCCGGGCAACAACAAGAGGACCAAGCGTTGCGAGATGCAGGTGACCAATACGCACCCCATTCAAGAGATGTTGGTAAGATCAAAGACAGTAGAACCAGAAGAGGTAATCTGGGTAATGGACTCGAAACATTGCCTCCACTTGATGGGTATCATCCAGTTCCACCATACATGCACCCGATTGGCGGGAATGTCAGAGAGGAGAATGGAGGTCGAGGACCCTTTCCGGGTGATGATGATGGCAGTGGTCATTATTTGAGGACACAGTTGGAGGGAGGTCTGGCAAATCAGCATGAATTATCTATGACACATGCTGCAGTTTTGTCTCAACATTATTCCATCCCCTTAGCTAATGGGATACCACTGGGAATTTCTAATCATACGCAAAAAAGTCATCACCTTGCTAGAGAACATTTTGAACCTATGAGTGATGGAAACTATGGACATGATGAGGTGCAATATACTGATATTGAAAGAAACCCAGAAACAGAATTTGATAAATACAGAAGTCAGGCTACAGTAGGGCAACCTATAGAGGGCATTTATCCATACTTGGATACCAATCAAACTACCTTTCCAGGAAGAGGAAGAGATGTTTCTAAAAGAACTGAAAAGGGTTCAGACAGATGCTCAGGTGGGTCTCCTCAAAAAGTACGACAGGAGCCGGCTGATATTGCCTGTGAAAATGGCACACGCTCCTTAGAAACCATGCCTCAGGGCCACTTGGAATCTGTGAGACAAAAATATccaaatatttatgaaacacTTACTGGAAGAAAACCACATGCCAAAGAAATAGCAGATTCTTCGTCAGAAAAGGACTCTCTCCCTGCACAACCATATCATAAAGTCAAAGGGTATGGTTCTCAAGTGAGTTTTGATAAACGTCGAAGACAAGTCCTAGGTAGAAATGTGAGAGAAGTGTCCCCTGAACAACATTTTCCAAGTGGTAACTTAACGAAAGGGTTTCAACATCAAAGACAGGGCGATGATATGAGAATTCCAAGTGATTATGTTACCTCTCATGATCAGGAAATGACTCTACAGCAGCCGTTACCATTTGAGCAAACTAGTAATGGAAGAGAACACGGCTCAGAATTTCAATCGCTCCTTCATGACTACCAGCAACAACTCTTGAAACTGCAGAGGACAAATGAGGCTGAGATACTCCAGGCTCAGTCTCATCTCAGGGAGAGACGACAGAGGCTCCTGGAACTTTATCCGCTGTCGCAGGTACACTCCGAGTCTTCTGATGTTACCTCCGGAAAGCAGACAAATATGAGGGATATTGTAGGTGGAAGAGCAGGGCGACAGGGTGACAAtttgagaaatgaaaatgaaagtcgAATATCATCAAGACGTCTAAGAGATGGAGAACAAGGGTACATTTCATCGTCAGGGTCAACTGGAAGTCAGAGCAGGAATTCTGACAGTAAATTAGAACACAGTACTAATGATACATCAAATGATGAAGGGATCAAGGCAAGTCCTTCCAGTGTTATAGATTTGAGCATTCCTGGGATGATGAAGCATCAACCCATTGGGCATCCATCTTACAACACTGCTTACAAACATAATGCCAGCATCACACCATCATCTAATCTTCACCCTGGTGGCCCTCAGCATGTGATGAACAGCCATAATCAAAGAACCCCTCCTTTTTACTATGACCAAACTGAAAGTAGACCTCAATCAAAGACCACCAATTTCCTGCCTCTTTCTCCAAAGGTATCAGTAAGTACAGAGGAAAGCAGTCCAAGCTCACCCAGACAACAGAATCTAGAAAGGTTACCATCAAGTGCCTTTAGAGTAATTTCAACTCAAGGAATAGTTCATGAAGCTCCACAACAGAGGTATTCAATAGAAGACCAACTGGGTCATCCCTCAGGCAAGtcagatggccatcgatgggtAGCTCCTTATTCCACCCAACCGAGAGAAGACTCGAGCAACAAAGATGGCCTAACAAGTACGCAAGTCACATGGAGACCTGTTAGGGAGTTACATGTGTCCTTGCCAACTGCATCAAATGAACTTGATGAGCAGTCTCCCCTCCACCTTACTTCATCACCTTTAACAGATGATAACACCTTTACCTCTAAATCTCCATCATCTCCCGCCAAGATGAAGACGTTGGATGGTATTGTCTTAGAGCAAGGTTTGTTAACCCCAAGAAAGCTAACACAAactgaaagaaattattttttcCCACCAAATCAAGACCCATTAACAGAGAGAGAAGTGGTTACTACATCTCAAAGTTTAGCTCCTGTAGAACCAGTTTCACCGGGAATGTTAATCACACCAAGGATGCTTTTGGGGAATCGAATAGACGATAGTGAAAGCGACTTTACCAAGATGAGCGAAAGTCATTTGCCATCTGCCACAGGCAACGTTGATGCAATGATGGTCCATTCCATCTCCCAAAGACCTCATTATGACATACCTGACCAAGTTAGTGATGATGAAGATAATCCAGTCATGCTCCAGAGGGAGGAGAACGGAATGAGCACAAACAGTAATGTCACTTTAGAACAAAGTAAATTGTCTGAAAGCACAACCAGTGATTTTACTCAACGTCAAGTTCGGTCTGCTTTTCAGGTAACACAGTCACCTATTGATCAGAATGATCCAATTCCAATTCCACCATCAAACCAGGTAGAAGGTTTCCAAAATGTTGGAGCATCCAGATTTGGGAGAAAATCAGCAAATTTTAGCCATAATTGGCATGAGACACAGGTTCTCTCTGGAAATGATGAAATGCAAAGTTTGCATAATGTTAGATATCGCCCTGTACCAGAAAAAGACGCCGTCGTAGGGGGAACTTTAGATTCGAATGAGACAAATGGTGCAGGAATACTTAGAGTGAAATATAAACCAAACCATACGGACCAAAGAGATGACAGTGTGCTAGAAGCAAGTAATCGACTGTTGAATGATGGAGAGGAAAGTTTAGAAGAGCCGACTGATAAAGGATTACTTGAAGCTCTGAAGAACTTGATGTTAGCTAAAGCACGGAGTCAAGTACCTGGAGCTGTAACAGTTACTAGCAACTACTTTGGTCACCTTGATTTGACAAACTCTGGGCTAAGTGAAAGAGGTGCTGTGGAGATGAAAGGTGATAACAATGAAGAAAGCACAGAAAGTGCTCCAGAAGTAAGAAAGGAAGAAGAAATTGATGAAGAAGATAATCAAGATATTGCTGAGGTCGAGATGGAGGCTGAAGAGGAAGCGAAGATGATGATTGACAGGCAGAGGTTGCACCATCGACCTCCTGTGGCAAGTTTCTCCAAACTGATGGCATTTGATGAAGTTGCTCCTCATGAGTTGAGTACTATCATTGAGGTAGAATCTCCTCAGTTTGAAGCCTTGCCAGGGTTAAGTTTCACAGGTGGCAAAGACACCAGTAGATTTGGGAAGGAAGGTGCTCCTGCAGTACCTCTCAGCAGTGATGGTACCTCTTCCTCCAGTTGGGGAACCCCGCAGCATCACAAATCTGCTTTGTCGATGTCATCCGGTTCGGATAATCCTGGAGCGATTTACATCCATCAACCTACAGAAGCATTCTCTTTAGATGAAGAACCCTTCGAAGATGGAGGAAACTCCCATTTATCGACAGCAAGTAGAATAACAGACTCCCAAACTGATGAGAGAAGTTTATTACAGAGCAACCATCCACTGTCAGAAATAACGACTGATACTTATACAAATCCAATCCCTCAGCAAGGTATTAGAGTTCAAACTTCAATGCAGCAAGGAAATTTAGTACCAAAGGAAAGTCTTCCAGAGGTTGGCCATGAAGAAAGAGTATATGAGGATGTGACTATTTCAGAGGGTCCCATCAATAGTTCTTCTGATATATCCATCAATGAGAGTCAAATCACAGAAGGAGAAGATGAACCAGTGGAGGATTTGTCCCAGCATAGTAAAATGTTTCCTCTCTCACTGACAGCAATCAATATGAGAAATACTGCACTTGGAGCTGCAGAATCCAAACCATACTTCACCGATCCTTACCAACAAGGTAGTTCACAAATGGAATCAAGAGATGGTATGGTTGTCGATTCTTTGGTGAGTCGTGAATTGAAACAGTCTGGAATAACTACAGAATCACTTGAGTCTTCCAGTTTCATGTCTCAAGAAGCAATAGCCACTGATGGAGGCATAAGCTTATTACGAGGTACAGATAATGACCCAGAATTACCTTTAGAAGTTGGTTATAATCGTTCTGTGACTTCCTATGATAGTGGTCATGTTCCATCCTTCCAAGAATCTCAGAGAATGGAAGAATCTCTGACTCCAAGAAATCTCTCTTCCGGCATCCATCAAGAGGGAAAGGATGAACGTATGCAAGAACTGTCGGATGCAAAGTTTGCCCAGGTTTTTATGAGTGATAGGTCTAACGTATCACAAGCTGCAATCGCTAGGATGGAGGAAGGTCCTCTTGAAGATACCCTGGAGGAGACTAGAGGTACGGAAAACACAGAAGAGGATTACACCTTTCATTCTTTGGTTCCACAAGAGACAATTTCAGAGAGCTTGGACACAACCCCATCAAAGGTTAACAGGAGCAGTCATGATGTAGATAAAGGAGTGAAGTCCGTCCAAAATTTAGGCATAGACCGAAGATCTTTTCACCCGGCAGTGTCACCAGCAAGGTTCTTTAcggaggtcagaggtcaccaGTCAGGTGGAAGTTTGGATAGCATGAGGGAAGAACAGTCTCACCAACATGGCAGTGAAAGAAGTGAAATGTCTTCG CAATTGATGACTGTTGAAACAGGCATAATGGAAGAGCCGGAGTTGACCTTTCAGACGACCTTCGACACCAACATGACCTTAGAGTCTGTAGTGGGGGAACACGCAGAAGGCAGCAGTAATTTTGCGAGCCACAGCGAGTCTCTACTCTCTTTCATGAAGCATGAGGAACAATTCGCTCATTCCACACCAATGAAGTCAGATAGTCAGACCCGTCATGCTCAGGATGGGGTTGTTGTCGGACCAGAAAACACAGACCGATTGAATCAAAACTCAA ATGCTCAAAGTGGACCTTTGACTTTGCAAGAAGCTCTTGCTAAACACAAGGCTGGTTTTATCAAAGCTTCTCAAACCAGACAGGCTGAGGTCAAAGTTCAGAAAGGTGGTACATCACAGCCAGGAACGGCTTTTGCAATGACCATTAAGAACTGGCAGAAAGCTAGATTGCAAGCTCAACAGAAGAAGCAGAGACCGAAAG TGGTGAAGAAATCACAATctggaaataaagaaaatgtggagaaaATAAGAACGGCACCAAGGGCGAAGACAATGTTGGACAGGAAAGCTGCACAGAAGGCAGACAAAGAGAGAACAAAAAG GCTGTACAACCAGTTGGATGAAGTGAAACAGAGACAGACGGAAGCAGAGAGACAGAAGAAATATGcggaaaacagaaagaaaaggaaggaaTATGAAGAAAAGTTAAAGAAGAGAAGAATACTGATAAAGAGTCAGGCTCAGTCAAAAACATGA